One region of Lycium ferocissimum isolate CSIRO_LF1 unplaced genomic scaffold, AGI_CSIRO_Lferr_CH_V1 ctg10167, whole genome shotgun sequence genomic DNA includes:
- the LOC132041426 gene encoding uncharacterized protein LOC132041426, translating to MKRAQNSGKSTQQEIVAVRSGSQDRHALYVREKRDSELCVKRLGCRSGSEWEEEVAPTNPPKDDSTRGSSHTDEITTYRASGVMTCSPVRIAKCENGHRGRSIHE from the exons ATGAAGAGGGCACAAAATTCAGGGAAATCAACCCAGCAAGAAATTGTTGCCGTACGAAGTGGCAGTCAAGATCGACATGCTTTGTACGTTCGTGAAAAACGGGATTCCGAGCTATGTGTAAAGCGGCTTGGCTGTCGGAGTGGATCGGAATGGGAAGAGGAGGTGGCACCGACAAATCCCCCAAAAGACGATTCAACCAG GGGATCCTCCCACACTGATGAAATAACCACTTATAGAGCGTCTGGTGTCATGACATGTAGCCCAGTCCGCATCGCAAAATGCGAGAATGGACATAGAGGGAGAAGCATTCATGAATAG